The Hevea brasiliensis isolate MT/VB/25A 57/8 chromosome 1, ASM3005281v1, whole genome shotgun sequence genome has a window encoding:
- the LOC110634994 gene encoding E3 ubiquitin-protein ligase WAV3 isoform X1, with protein MIDLKEMGSKWRKAKLALGINMCLHVPQTLEHDSSPSPSRFSDAVSLSPASALSRGSTTSTPSSSGLRLSKSGTKSSKLQSTCAICLTAMKPGHGHAIFTAECSHSFHFHCITSNVKHGNQSCPVCRAKWKEVPFQNPAYDISHGRQRINAVGWPQDDAWMTVLRRLPPARLDANRHISSLYHAQEPPIFNDDETLDQQHEIAERNVSIKDDVGDPDSVGTIEVKTYPEVLAVSRSACHDNFTVLIHLKAPVTSRRHINSSDHTELLQVSENSRTPVDLVTVLDVSGSMAGTKLALLKRAMGFVIQNLGPSDRLSVIAFSSTARRLFPLRRMTEAGRQEALQAVNSLISNGGTNIAEGLRKGAKVIVDRKWKNSVASIILLSDGQDTYTVTSPSGTHRRKDYKSLLPISIHQNGGTGFHIPVHSFGFGADHDATSMHSISEISGGTFSFIEAEGVIQDAFAQCIGGLLSVVVQELQVQVECVHRSLHIGSIKAGSYRTSIIGNARMGTVDVGDLYAEEERDFLVTINIPVDRSIDQMSLLKVDCVYRDPITKDAVTLEGASQVKIQRPEIIGAQVVSMEVDRQRNRLHAAEAMAEARVAAENGDLARAVCVLERCYKSLSETASTESGDRLCVALCAELKEMQERMANRQIYEASGRAYVLSGLSSHSWQRATARGDSTDSTSLLQAYQTPSMVDMVTRSQTMLLGNPSSHRKLQQALSFPAARPQPR; from the exons ATGATAGATCTGAAAGAAATGGGAAGCAAATGGAGGAAAGCAAAACTGGCACTTGGCATCAACATGTGCCTTCATGTTCCTCAAACTCTTGAGCACGATTCCTCGCCTTCTCCTTCCAGATTCTCCGACGCCGTTTCCCTCTCTCCTGCCTCTGCTCTTTCCCGTGGCTCCACTACTTCCACTCCGTCCTCTTCTGGCCTCCGCTTGTCCAAATCCGGAACCAAATCCTCTAAG CTGCAGAGTACCTGTGCAATATGCCTGACTGCCATGAAACCAGGACATGGCCATGCTATTTTTACTGCAGAATGCTCGCATTCCTTCCACTTCCATTGCATCACCTCTAATGTAAAACATGGGAACCAGAGTTGCCCCGTTTGCCGAGCAAAGTGGAAAGAAGTCCCCTTCCAAAACCCTGCTTATGATATTTCCCATGGAAGACAAAGAATCAATGCAGTTGGTTGGCCCCAGGATGATGCTTGGATGACTGTTCTAAGACGGCTACCTCCTGCTCGGCTAGATGCAAACCGGCATATCTCATCACTTTATCATGCCCAAGAACCACCTATCTTTAATGATGATGAAACCTTAGACCAGCAACATGAGATTGCTGAGAGAAACGTTTCTATTAAAGATGATGTTGGTGATCCTGATTCTGTGGGAACGATAGAGGTTAAAACATATCCAGAAGTTTTAGCTGTTTCTAGATCAGCCTGTCATGATAATTTCACTGTACTAATACATCTTAAGGCTCCTGTTACAAGTCGAAGGCATATTAATAGCAGTGATCATACTGAATTGCTACAAGTGTCTGAAAATTCTCGTACTCCAGTTGACCTAGTTACAGTGCTTGATGTTAGTGGCAGCATGGCAGGAACAAAGCTTGCTTTGCTAAAACGAGCCATGGGGTTTGTGATACAGAATCTTGGCCCCTCTGATCGACTTTCTGTCATTGCCTTCTCATCAACAGCCCGTCGCCTTTTTCCTCTTCGTCGCATGACTGAGGCTGGAAGGCAGGAAGCACTACAGGCTGTTAATTCTCTGATCTCTAATGGTGGGACAAATATTGCAGAAGGCCTAAGGAAAGGTGCCAAGGTGATTGTAGATCGGAAGTGGAAGAATTCAGTTGCCAGTATCATTCTATTATCTGATGGTCAGGATACATATACAGTCACCAGTCCTAGTGGGACACATCGTAGAAAAGATTACAAGTCACTTCTTCCAATATCAATTCATCAGAATGGTGGCACAGGTTTCCACATTCCTGTGCATTCATTTGGGTTTGGTGCTGATCATGATGCTACCTCAATGCATTCGATTTCTGAGATATCTGGGGGCACATTTTCATTCATAGAAGCTGAGGGTGTTATTCAGGATGCTTTTGCACAGTGCATTGGAGGGCTTTTGAGTGTGGTAGTGCAGGAGCTACAGGTCCAAGTCGAGTGTGTTCACCGGAGTTTGCATATTGGTTCTATAAAAGCAGGTAGTTATCGAACCAGCATCATAGGTAATGCTAGAATGGGCACTGTTGATGTTGGAGACCTGTATGCAGAAGAAGAAAGGGATTTTTTGGTGACGATCAATATTCCTGTTGATAGGTCCATTGATCAGATGTCATTGCTGAAAGTTGATTGTGTATACAGAGATCCAATTACCAAAGATGCGGTGACTTTGGAGGGAGCTAGTCAAGTAAAGATACAGAGGCCTGAAATAATTGGAGCACAAGTGGTGTCAATGGAAGTGGATAGGCAGCGAAATAGGCTTCATGCGGCAGAGGCAATGGCTGAAGCTAGAGTTGCTGCTGAAAATGGTGATCTAGCTCGTGCAGTCTGTGTCTTGGAGAGATGTTACAAGTCATTGTCAGAAACTGCATCTACAGAGTCTGGTGACAGATTGTGTGTTGCGTTGTGTGCTGAGTTAAAGGAAATGCAGGAAAGGATGGCAAACCGTCAGATATATGAGGCATCTGGAAGGGCTTATGTCCTATCAGGTTTGAGTTCACACTCATGGCAAAGAGCAACTGCACGAGGTGATTCCACTGATAGTACAAGCCTTTTGCAAGCTTACCAAACCCCATCTATGGTTGATATGGTAACTCGGTCTCAGACTATGTTGTTAGGGAATCCATCATCTCATCGAAAACTCCAGCAAGCCCTGTCATTCCCAGCTGCTAGACCACAACCAAGGTAA
- the LOC110634994 gene encoding E3 ubiquitin-protein ligase WAV3 isoform X2 — MIDLKEMGSKWRKAKLALGINMCLHVPQTLEHDSSPSPSRFSDAVSLSPASALSRGSTTSTPSSSGLRLSKSGTKSSKSTCAICLTAMKPGHGHAIFTAECSHSFHFHCITSNVKHGNQSCPVCRAKWKEVPFQNPAYDISHGRQRINAVGWPQDDAWMTVLRRLPPARLDANRHISSLYHAQEPPIFNDDETLDQQHEIAERNVSIKDDVGDPDSVGTIEVKTYPEVLAVSRSACHDNFTVLIHLKAPVTSRRHINSSDHTELLQVSENSRTPVDLVTVLDVSGSMAGTKLALLKRAMGFVIQNLGPSDRLSVIAFSSTARRLFPLRRMTEAGRQEALQAVNSLISNGGTNIAEGLRKGAKVIVDRKWKNSVASIILLSDGQDTYTVTSPSGTHRRKDYKSLLPISIHQNGGTGFHIPVHSFGFGADHDATSMHSISEISGGTFSFIEAEGVIQDAFAQCIGGLLSVVVQELQVQVECVHRSLHIGSIKAGSYRTSIIGNARMGTVDVGDLYAEEERDFLVTINIPVDRSIDQMSLLKVDCVYRDPITKDAVTLEGASQVKIQRPEIIGAQVVSMEVDRQRNRLHAAEAMAEARVAAENGDLARAVCVLERCYKSLSETASTESGDRLCVALCAELKEMQERMANRQIYEASGRAYVLSGLSSHSWQRATARGDSTDSTSLLQAYQTPSMVDMVTRSQTMLLGNPSSHRKLQQALSFPAARPQPR, encoded by the exons ATGATAGATCTGAAAGAAATGGGAAGCAAATGGAGGAAAGCAAAACTGGCACTTGGCATCAACATGTGCCTTCATGTTCCTCAAACTCTTGAGCACGATTCCTCGCCTTCTCCTTCCAGATTCTCCGACGCCGTTTCCCTCTCTCCTGCCTCTGCTCTTTCCCGTGGCTCCACTACTTCCACTCCGTCCTCTTCTGGCCTCCGCTTGTCCAAATCCGGAACCAAATCCTCTAAG AGTACCTGTGCAATATGCCTGACTGCCATGAAACCAGGACATGGCCATGCTATTTTTACTGCAGAATGCTCGCATTCCTTCCACTTCCATTGCATCACCTCTAATGTAAAACATGGGAACCAGAGTTGCCCCGTTTGCCGAGCAAAGTGGAAAGAAGTCCCCTTCCAAAACCCTGCTTATGATATTTCCCATGGAAGACAAAGAATCAATGCAGTTGGTTGGCCCCAGGATGATGCTTGGATGACTGTTCTAAGACGGCTACCTCCTGCTCGGCTAGATGCAAACCGGCATATCTCATCACTTTATCATGCCCAAGAACCACCTATCTTTAATGATGATGAAACCTTAGACCAGCAACATGAGATTGCTGAGAGAAACGTTTCTATTAAAGATGATGTTGGTGATCCTGATTCTGTGGGAACGATAGAGGTTAAAACATATCCAGAAGTTTTAGCTGTTTCTAGATCAGCCTGTCATGATAATTTCACTGTACTAATACATCTTAAGGCTCCTGTTACAAGTCGAAGGCATATTAATAGCAGTGATCATACTGAATTGCTACAAGTGTCTGAAAATTCTCGTACTCCAGTTGACCTAGTTACAGTGCTTGATGTTAGTGGCAGCATGGCAGGAACAAAGCTTGCTTTGCTAAAACGAGCCATGGGGTTTGTGATACAGAATCTTGGCCCCTCTGATCGACTTTCTGTCATTGCCTTCTCATCAACAGCCCGTCGCCTTTTTCCTCTTCGTCGCATGACTGAGGCTGGAAGGCAGGAAGCACTACAGGCTGTTAATTCTCTGATCTCTAATGGTGGGACAAATATTGCAGAAGGCCTAAGGAAAGGTGCCAAGGTGATTGTAGATCGGAAGTGGAAGAATTCAGTTGCCAGTATCATTCTATTATCTGATGGTCAGGATACATATACAGTCACCAGTCCTAGTGGGACACATCGTAGAAAAGATTACAAGTCACTTCTTCCAATATCAATTCATCAGAATGGTGGCACAGGTTTCCACATTCCTGTGCATTCATTTGGGTTTGGTGCTGATCATGATGCTACCTCAATGCATTCGATTTCTGAGATATCTGGGGGCACATTTTCATTCATAGAAGCTGAGGGTGTTATTCAGGATGCTTTTGCACAGTGCATTGGAGGGCTTTTGAGTGTGGTAGTGCAGGAGCTACAGGTCCAAGTCGAGTGTGTTCACCGGAGTTTGCATATTGGTTCTATAAAAGCAGGTAGTTATCGAACCAGCATCATAGGTAATGCTAGAATGGGCACTGTTGATGTTGGAGACCTGTATGCAGAAGAAGAAAGGGATTTTTTGGTGACGATCAATATTCCTGTTGATAGGTCCATTGATCAGATGTCATTGCTGAAAGTTGATTGTGTATACAGAGATCCAATTACCAAAGATGCGGTGACTTTGGAGGGAGCTAGTCAAGTAAAGATACAGAGGCCTGAAATAATTGGAGCACAAGTGGTGTCAATGGAAGTGGATAGGCAGCGAAATAGGCTTCATGCGGCAGAGGCAATGGCTGAAGCTAGAGTTGCTGCTGAAAATGGTGATCTAGCTCGTGCAGTCTGTGTCTTGGAGAGATGTTACAAGTCATTGTCAGAAACTGCATCTACAGAGTCTGGTGACAGATTGTGTGTTGCGTTGTGTGCTGAGTTAAAGGAAATGCAGGAAAGGATGGCAAACCGTCAGATATATGAGGCATCTGGAAGGGCTTATGTCCTATCAGGTTTGAGTTCACACTCATGGCAAAGAGCAACTGCACGAGGTGATTCCACTGATAGTACAAGCCTTTTGCAAGCTTACCAAACCCCATCTATGGTTGATATGGTAACTCGGTCTCAGACTATGTTGTTAGGGAATCCATCATCTCATCGAAAACTCCAGCAAGCCCTGTCATTCCCAGCTGCTAGACCACAACCAAGGTAA